A genomic segment from Gemmatimonas sp. UBA7669 encodes:
- the hutH gene encoding histidine ammonia-lyase, which produces MSHTSARPTLQVRPGALTLDELQALHRGQVTMRIDPSAQAGIATSAAVVQQAAAGDEAVYGVNTGFGKLASTRIAADDLAALQRNLIRSHSVGVGVPMTAAVVRLMLALKVASLARGHSGVRPVVIERLVAAYNAGLVPCIPSQGSVGASGDLAPLSHLTLALMGEGECLNATGARIPAADALAQHGLTPLTLEAKEGLALINGTQASTALALHALFTFEPVLESALVVGALTVDAARGSDGPFDPRIHALRGQPGQIDVAQYYRWLLAGSAIRQSHLHGDDRVQDPYCLRCQPQVVGACLDQLRHAALVLLREANAVTDNPLVFADGALVSGGNFHAEPVALAADAMAVAIAEVGAIAERRIAMLIDPVVSRLPAFLTPNAGLNSGFMIAHVTAASLASENKSLAHPASVDSLPTSANQEDHVSMATFAARRLGPMIDNVAGIIGIELLAAAQGIDFLRPLQSSVALERVYATLRAEVPFVAEDRYLAPDIERAMALVRRGLLADVRGDLPGVPELWVAT; this is translated from the coding sequence ATGAGCCACACCTCGGCACGGCCCACGTTGCAGGTGCGCCCAGGCGCGCTCACGCTCGACGAGTTGCAGGCCTTGCACCGCGGCCAGGTGACCATGCGCATCGACCCGTCGGCGCAGGCGGGCATTGCCACCAGCGCCGCCGTCGTGCAGCAGGCCGCCGCAGGCGACGAAGCGGTGTACGGTGTCAACACGGGCTTTGGCAAACTCGCGTCCACACGCATTGCCGCTGACGATCTGGCGGCGCTGCAGCGCAATCTCATTCGCAGCCACAGCGTGGGTGTTGGCGTGCCCATGACAGCAGCCGTCGTGCGACTCATGCTGGCGCTCAAGGTGGCCAGTCTGGCGCGTGGACACAGCGGCGTACGGCCCGTGGTCATCGAACGCCTGGTCGCCGCCTACAACGCGGGGCTCGTGCCCTGCATTCCATCGCAGGGCAGCGTGGGCGCCAGTGGCGATCTCGCGCCACTCTCGCACCTCACGCTTGCACTCATGGGCGAGGGCGAGTGTCTCAACGCCACCGGCGCGCGCATTCCGGCAGCGGACGCGCTCGCGCAGCACGGTCTCACGCCACTCACACTGGAAGCCAAGGAGGGCCTCGCCCTCATCAACGGCACGCAGGCCAGCACGGCGCTGGCGCTGCATGCGCTCTTCACCTTCGAGCCCGTGCTCGAGTCGGCGCTCGTGGTGGGCGCGCTCACGGTGGATGCCGCGCGTGGCAGCGACGGCCCCTTCGACCCGCGCATTCATGCCTTGCGTGGGCAGCCCGGTCAGATCGATGTGGCGCAGTACTATCGCTGGCTGCTGGCCGGCAGCGCCATTCGCCAAAGCCATCTGCACGGTGATGATCGCGTGCAGGATCCGTACTGTCTGCGTTGTCAGCCGCAGGTGGTGGGCGCCTGTCTCGACCAGCTGCGCCATGCGGCGCTGGTGCTGCTGCGCGAAGCCAATGCCGTCACGGACAATCCGCTGGTGTTTGCCGACGGGGCACTCGTGTCCGGGGGCAACTTTCACGCGGAGCCCGTTGCGCTCGCGGCCGATGCCATGGCCGTGGCCATCGCCGAGGTGGGTGCCATTGCGGAACGCCGCATTGCCATGCTCATCGACCCGGTGGTGTCACGCCTGCCGGCCTTCCTCACACCCAACGCGGGGCTCAATAGTGGCTTCATGATTGCGCACGTGACGGCGGCCAGTCTGGCCAGCGAGAACAAGAGCCTCGCGCATCCCGCCAGCGTGGACAGCCTGCCCACCAGCGCCAATCAGGAAGATCACGTGAGCATGGCCACCTTTGCCGCTCGACGATTGGGGCCCATGATCGACAATGTGGCGGGCATCATCGGCATCGAGCTGCTGGCGGCGGCGCAGGGCATTGATTTCCTGCGCCCGCTGCAGAGCTCCGTGGCACTCGAGCGCGTGTATGCCACGCTGCGCGCCGAAG